The DNA region CTGGCGGTAGCCCGTGCGACGGTACGCCTCACTTCCTAGAATCGCCAACAGGCGCCGGCGACCGCCGACGCCTGTTGAACGTTCGGATCAAATCGCTGGCCGATCGATGGGGCCCTGCCTTGCGGACGGTCCGAACCTGGCCACAATTCTGGGCATGAATGTCGAGCCCACTGTTGATCCTCCGCTGCTGGTCATTGGCACCCACAACGCCAAGAAGGGCGTCGAGCTGGTTGAGTTGCTCGCGCCCCACGGCGTCGCGGTGCAAACGCTCGCGGCGTTTCCCGAAGCGGTTGAAGTAGACGAGACGGGCGCCACGTTCGCCGAGAACGCCCGCCTGAAAGCAACCGAGCAGGCCAAAGCCCTGCGGTGCTGGGTGCTCGCGGACGACTCCGGACTGGAGGTGGACGCCCTGGATGGCGCCCCAGGCGTGTACTCGGCGCGCTTCGCCGGCCCCGCCTGCGACGACCAAGCGAACAACCGCCTGCTGCTGGAGAAGCTGCGGGCGACTCCCGCCCAGCGGCGCGGCGCCCAATTTGT from Pirellulimonas nuda includes:
- the rdgB gene encoding RdgB/HAM1 family non-canonical purine NTP pyrophosphatase; the protein is MNVEPTVDPPLLVIGTHNAKKGVELVELLAPHGVAVQTLAAFPEAVEVDETGATFAENARLKATEQAKALRCWVLADDSGLEVDALDGAPGVYSARFAGPACDDQANNRLLLEKLRATPAQRRGAQFVCSVALADPAGTVRAEASGLCRGRVLEALHGENGFGYDPLFLVREYHLTFGQLGREVKRTLSHRARALRAILPSVLSLVR